A genomic segment from Excalfactoria chinensis isolate bCotChi1 chromosome 15, bCotChi1.hap2, whole genome shotgun sequence encodes:
- the MYH7B gene encoding myosin-7B isoform X2 — MEAFGNAKTIRNDNSSRFGKFIRIHFGPSGKLASADIDIYLLEKSRVIFQQPKERSYHIYYQILSGKKPELQDMLLLSLNPYDYHFCSQGVTTVDNLDDGEELMATDHAMDILGFSNDEKYGSYKIVGAIMHFGNMKFKQKQREEQAEADGTESADKAAYLMGISSADLIKGLLHPRVKVGNEYVTKGQNVEQVVYAVGALAKATYDRMFKWLVTRINKTLDTKLARQFFIGVLDIAGFEIFDFNSFEQLCINFTNEKLQQFFNHHMFVLEQEEYKKEGIEWVFIDFGLDLQACIDLIEKPLGILSILEEECMFPKASDMSFKAKLYDNHLGKSPNFQKPRPDKKRKYEAHFELVHYAGVVPYNIIGWLDKNKDPLNETVVSVFQKSQNKLLASLYENYVGSSSEEPHKPGAKEKRKKAASFQTVSQLHKENLNKLMTNLRSTQPHFVRCIIPNETKTPGAMDAFLVLHQLRCNGVLEGIRICRKGFPNRILYADFKQRYRILNPAAIPDDKFVDSRKATEKLLSSLELDHSQYKFGHTKVFFKAGLLGLLEEMRDERLAKILTMLQARIRGHLARIEYQKIISRREALYTIQWNIRAFNAVKNWSWMKLFFKIKPLLKSAQTEKEMSNLKEEFQKLKEALEKSEAKRKELEEKQVSMIQEKNDLALQLQAEQDNLADAEERCDLLIKSKIQLEAKVKELTERVEDEEEMNSDLTAKKRKLEDECAELKKDIDDLEITLAKVEKEKHATENKVKNLIEEMAALDEIIAKLTKEKKALQEAHQQALDDLQAEEDKVNTLTKAKVKLEQQVDDLESSLEQEKKIRMDLERAKRKLEGDLKLTQESVMDLENDKQQLEEKLKKKDFEMSQLNSRIEDQQVTEAQLQKKIKELQARIEELEEELEAERAARAKVEKQRAEVSRELEELSERLEEAGGATSAQLEMNKKREAEFLKLRRDLEEATLQHESTAAALRKKHADSVAELSEQIDNLQRVKQKLEKEKSEMKMEVDDLSSNIEYITKNKANAEKLCRTYEDQLSEAKSKVDELQRQLNDVSAQRGRLQTENGELSRLLEEKESFINQLSRGKTSFTQTIEELKRQLEEETKSKNALAHALQASRHDCDLLREQYEEEVEAKSELQRNLSKANAEVAQWRTKYETDAIQRTEELEEAKKKLAIRLQEAEEAVEAAHAKCSSLEKTKHRLQTEIEDLSVDLERANSACAALDKKQRNFDRILAEWKQKYEETQAELEASQKESRSLSTELFKLKNAYEESLDNLETLKRENKNLQEEIADLTDQISMSGKTIHELEKLKKALENEKSDIQAALEEAEGALEHEESKTLRIQLELNQIKADVDRKLAEKDEEFENLRRNHQRAMDSMQATLDAEARAKNEAVRLRKKMEGDLNEMEIQLSHANRQAAEFQKLGRQLQAQIKDLQIELDDTQRQNDDLKEQTAALERRNNLLLAEVEELRAALEQAERSRKLAEQELLEATERVNLLHSQNTGLINQKKKLEADISQLSSEVEDAVQECRNAEEKAKKAITDAAMMAEELKKEQDTSAHLERMKKNMEQTIKDLQMRLDEAEQIALKGGKKQIQKLEARVRELEGELDTEQKKMAEAQKGIRKYERRIKELSYQTEEDRKNLTRMQDLIDKLQSKVKSYKRQFEEAEQQANSNLVKYRKVQHELDDAEERADIAETQVNKLRARTKEVITFKLVNWHSPGQHTALRGDSAAFQMC, encoded by the exons ATGGAAGCTTTTGGCAATGCCAAAACCATAAGAAATGACAACTCCTCACGTTTT GGCAAGTTCATCCGCATCCATTTTGGCCCCTCAGGGAAGCTGGCCTCTGCGGACATCGACATCT ATCTTCTGGAAAAATCAAGAGTGATTTTCCAGCAACCCAAAGAGCGAAGCTACCATATCTACTACCAGATCCTCTCTGGAAAGAAACCAGAGCTGCAAG AtatgctgctgctctccctcaaCCCCTATGATTACCACTTCTGCTCTCAGGGCGTAACAACTGTGGACAACTTGGATGACGGCGAGGAGCTCATGGCAACAGAT CATGCCATGGACATCTTGGGCTTCAGCAACGATGAGAAATACGGCTCCTATAAAATAGTGGGCGCTATCATGCACTTTGGCAACATGAAGTTCAAACAAAAGCAGCGGGAAGAGCAGGCAGAGGCTGACGGCACTGAAA GTGCTGACAAAGCCGCCTACCTCATGGGGATCAGCTCAGCTGACCTCATCAAGGGGTTGCTCCATCCTCGTGTGAAAGTGGGCAATGAGTACGTGACCAAAGGTCAGAACGTGGAGCAG GTTGTCTATGCTGTGGGAGCCCTGGCTAAAGCCACTTATGATCGTATGTTCAAGTGGCTGGTGACTCGGATCAACAAGACCCTGGACACCAAGCTGGCCAGGCAGTTCTTCATCGGAGTACTGGACATTGCAGGCTTCGAGATCTTTGAT TTCAACAGCTTTGAGCAGCTGTGCATCAACTTTACTAATGAGAAGTTGCAGCAGTTCTTCAACCACCACATGTTTGTCCTGGAGCAAGAGGAATACAAGAAGGAAGGCATCGAATGGGTCTTCATTGACTTTGGCTTGGATCTACAGGCTTGCATTGACCTGATTGAGAAG CCTCTGGGAATCCTGTCCATCCTCGAAGAGGAGTGCATGTTCCCCAAAGCCTCTGACATGTCTTTTAAAGCTAAGCTCTACGACAACCACCTTGGGAAGTCACCCAACTTCCAGAAACCCCGGCCAGATAAGAAGAGGAAATACGAGGCCCACTTTGAGCTGGTGCACTATGCTGGTGTG GTGCCGTACAACATCATTGGGTGGCTGGACAAAAACAAGGACCCCCTGAATGAGACAGTGGTGTCCGTCTTTCAAAAATCCCAAAACAAGCTCCTGGCCTCTCTCTATGAGAACTATGTGGGCTCCAGCTCAG AGGAACCTCACAAACCAGGGGCCAAAGAGAAACGTAAGAAGGCAGCTTCCTTCCAAACCGTGTCCCAGCTACACAAG GAGAATCTTAACAAGCTGATGACCAACCTGCGCTCCACTCAGCCCCACTTTGTCCGCTGCATCATCCCCAATGAGACAAAGACCCCAG GAGCCATGGATGCCTTCCTGGTGCTGCACCAGCTGCGGTGTAACGGTGTCCTTGAAGGTATCCGCATCTGCCGTAAGGGATTTCCCAACAGGATCCTCTACGCAGACTTCAAGCAGCG CTACCGTATTCTGAACCCAGCAGCCATTCCAGATGACAAGTTTGTGGACAGCAGAAAGGCCACAGAGAAGCTGCTGAGCTCTCTGGAACTGGATCACTCCCAGTACAAGTTTGGTCATACCAAG GTGTTTTTCAAGGCTGGTTTGCTGGGCTTGCTGGAAGAGATGCGGGATGAGCGCCTGGCCAAGATCCTGACCATGCTGCAGGCCAGGATCCGTGGGCACCTCGCACGCATTGAGTATCAGAAGATCATCAGCAGGAG GGAAGCCCTCTATACCATCCAGTGGAACATCCGAGCCTTCAATGCTGTTAAGAACTGGTCCTGGATGAAACTGTTCTTCAAGATCAAGCCTTTGCTGAAGTCTGCTCAGACTGAGAAGGAAATGTCCAACTTGAAGGAGGAGTTCCAGAAGCTGAAGGAGGCTCTTGAGAAGTCAGAGGCTAagaggaaggagctggaagagaagCAGGTCTCCATGATCCAGGAGAAGAATGACCTGGCTCTCCAGCTACAGGCA GAGCAAGACAACCTGGCAGATGCAGAGGAACGTTGTGACCTGCTGATCAAGTCCAAGATCCAGCTGGAGGCCAAGGTAAAGGAGCTGACAGAGCGTGTGGAGGACGAGGAGGAGATGAACTCAGACCTCACTGCCAAGAAACGCAAGCTGGAGGATGAGTGTGCAGAGCTGAAGAAAGACATTGATGATCTTGAGATCACACTGGCCAAGGTGGAAAAGGAGAAGCATGCCACCGAGAACAAG GTTAAAAACCTGATCGAGGAGATGGCTGCTCTGGATGAGATTATTGCCAAGctgacaaaagagaagaaagcactACAAGAAGCCCATCAGCAGGCCCTGGATGACTTGCAGGCTGAGGAAGATAAGGTCAACACGCTGACCAAAGCCAAGGTCAAACTGGAACAGCAAGTGGATGAT ctggAAAGCTCTcttgaacaagaaaagaaaatccgCATGGACCTGGAAAGAGCTAAGAGGAAGCTTGAAGGAGATCTGAAGCTGACACAGGAGTCTGTGATGGATCTGGAGAATGACAAACAGCAACTGGAGGAGAAGCTCAAAAA GAAAGACTTTGAAATGAGCCAGCTGAACTCAAGGATTGAGGATCAGCAAGTGACTGAGGCCCAGCTGCAGAAGAAGATCAAGGAGCTCCAG GCCCGTAttgaggagctggaggaggagctggaggctgagCGTGCAGCTCGAGCCAAGGTGGAGAAACAGCGGGCAGAAGTGTCCcgggagctggaggagctgagcGAGCGGCTGGAGGAGGCTGGAGGAGCAACGTCTGCACAGCTGGAGATGAACAAGAAGAGGGAGGCTGAATTCCTGAAGCTGCGGAGGGACCTGGAGGAGGCGACGCTGCAGCACGAGTCCACGGCGGCCGCCCTGCGGAAGAAACACGCAGACAGCGTGGCTGAGCTGAGCGAGCAGATCGACAACCTGCAGCGTGTCaagcagaagctggagaaggagaagagcGAGATGAAGATGGAGGTGGACGACCTGTCATCCAACATCGAATACATCACCAAGAACAAG GCCAATGCTGAGAAGCTGTGCCGCACCTATGAGGACCAGCTGAGCGAAGCCAAGTCCAAGGTGGATGAGCTGCAGCGGCAGCTGAATGATGTGAGCGCGCAGCGGGGCAGGCTGCAGACTGAGAATG GGGAGCTGAGccggctgctggaggagaaggagtCCTTCATCAACCAGCTGAGCCGTGGCAAGACCTCATTCACACAGACCATTGAGGAGCTCAAGAGGCAACTAGAGGAGGAGACCAAG AGCAAGAATGCCCTGGCACATGCCCTGCAAGCATCCCGCCATGACTGCGACCTGCTGCGGGAGCAGTacgaggaggaggtggaggccAAGAGTGAGCTCCAGAGGAACTTGTCCAAGGCCAATGCTGAGGTGGCCCAGTGGAGAACCAAATACGAAACAGATGCTATCCAGAGaacagaggagctggaggaagcCAA gaagAAGCTGGCCATTCGGCTGCAGGAGGCggaggaggctgtggaggcTGCCCATGCCAAGTGCTCCTCGCTGGAGAAGACCAAGCACCGGCTGCAGACGGAGATCGAGGACCTGTCGGTGGACCTGGAGCGAGCCAACTCTGCCTGTGCTGCCCTAGACAAGAAGCAACGCAACTTCGACAGGATCCTGGCCGAGTGGAAGCAGAAGTATGAGGAGActcaggcagagctggaggcGTCGCAGAAAGAGTCACGCAGCCTGAGCACGGAGCTCTTCAAACTCAAGAACGCCTATGAGGAGTCTCTGGACAACCTGGAGACCCTCAAGAGGGAGAACAAGAACCTGCAGG AGGAAATTGCTGATCTTACCGACCAGATAAGCATGAGCGGCAAAACCATCCATGAGctggaaaagctgaagaaagccCTGGAGAATGAGAAGAGCGATATCCAGGCAGCgctggaggaggctgag gGAGCCCTGGAGCATGAGGAGAGCAAGACGCTGCGCATCCAGCTGGAGCTGAACCAGATCAAGGCTGATGTGGACAGGAAGCTGGCGGAGAAGGATGAGGAGTTTGAGAACCTGAG GCGCAACCATCAGCGTGCCATGGACTCCATGCAGGCTACGCTGGATGCTGAGGCTCGGGCCAAGAATGAGGCTGTCCGTCTGAGGAAGAAGATGGAAGGAGACCTCAATGAGATGGAGATCCAGCTGAGCCATGCCAACCGCCAGGCTGCCGAGTTCCAGAAACTGGGCCGCCAGCTGCAGGCCCAGATTAAG GACCTGCAAATCGAGCTGGATGACACACAGCGCCAGAACGATGATCTGAAGGAGCAGACGGCCGCCCTGGAACGTCGCAACAACCTCCTGCTGGCAGAGGTGGAGGAGCTGCGGgcagccctggaacaggctgagaggagcaggaagctggcagagcaggagctgctggaggccaCCGAGAGGGTCAACTTGCTCCACTCGCAG AACACCGGCCTGATCAACCAAAAGAAGAAGCTGGAGGCTGATATCTCCCAGCTGAGCAGCGAGGTGGAGGATGCTGTGCAGGAGTGCCGCAATGCTGAGGAGAAGGCCAAGAAGGCCATTACGGAT GCTGCTATGATGgcagaggagctgaagaagGAGCAGGACACGAGCGCACACCTGGAGCGGATGAAGAAGAACATGGAGCAAACCATCAAGGACCTGCAGATGCGCCTGGATGAAGCGGAGCAGATTGCTCTCAAGGGGGGCAAGAAGCAGATCCAGAAGCTGGAGGCCAGG GTACGTGAGCTGGAGGGAGAGCTGGATACGGAGCAGAAGAAGATGGCTGAAGCCCAGAAAGGCATTCGCAAGTACGAGAGGAGGATTAAGGAGCTGAGCTACCAG ACTGAGGAAGACCGTAAGAACCTGACCCGGATGCAAGATCTGATTGACAAGCTGCAAAGCAAGGTCAAGAGCTACAAGCGCCAGTTTGAGGAGGCA gagcagcaggcCAACTCCAACCTGGTGAAGTACCGCAAGGTGCAGCACGAGCTGGATGATGCCGAGGAGCGAGCTGACATCGCTGAGACGCAGGTCAACAAGCTGCGTGCCCGCACCAAGGAGGTCATCACCTTCAAG TTAGTAAATTGGCATTCACCTGGGCAGCACACAGCGCTCCGTGGGGATAGTGCAGCCTTCCAGATGTGTTAG
- the MYH7B gene encoding myosin-7B isoform X3 encodes MLLLSLNPYDYHFCSQGVTTVDNLDDGEELMATDHAMDILGFSNDEKYGSYKIVGAIMHFGNMKFKQKQREEQAEADGTESADKAAYLMGISSADLIKGLLHPRVKVGNEYVTKGQNVEQVVYAVGALAKATYDRMFKWLVTRINKTLDTKLARQFFIGVLDIAGFEIFDFNSFEQLCINFTNEKLQQFFNHHMFVLEQEEYKKEGIEWVFIDFGLDLQACIDLIEKPLGILSILEEECMFPKASDMSFKAKLYDNHLGKSPNFQKPRPDKKRKYEAHFELVHYAGVVPYNIIGWLDKNKDPLNETVVSVFQKSQNKLLASLYENYVGSSSEEPHKPGAKEKRKKAASFQTVSQLHKENLNKLMTNLRSTQPHFVRCIIPNETKTPGAMDAFLVLHQLRCNGVLEGIRICRKGFPNRILYADFKQRYRILNPAAIPDDKFVDSRKATEKLLSSLELDHSQYKFGHTKVFFKAGLLGLLEEMRDERLAKILTMLQARIRGHLARIEYQKIISRREALYTIQWNIRAFNAVKNWSWMKLFFKIKPLLKSAQTEKEMSNLKEEFQKLKEALEKSEAKRKELEEKQVSMIQEKNDLALQLQAEQDNLADAEERCDLLIKSKIQLEAKVKELTERVEDEEEMNSDLTAKKRKLEDECAELKKDIDDLEITLAKVEKEKHATENKVKNLIEEMAALDEIIAKLTKEKKALQEAHQQALDDLQAEEDKVNTLTKAKVKLEQQVDDLESSLEQEKKIRMDLERAKRKLEGDLKLTQESVMDLENDKQQLEEKLKKKDFEMSQLNSRIEDQQVTEAQLQKKIKELQARIEELEEELEAERAARAKVEKQRAEVSRELEELSERLEEAGGATSAQLEMNKKREAEFLKLRRDLEEATLQHESTAAALRKKHADSVAELSEQIDNLQRVKQKLEKEKSEMKMEVDDLSSNIEYITKNKANAEKLCRTYEDQLSEAKSKVDELQRQLNDVSAQRGRLQTENGELSRLLEEKESFINQLSRGKTSFTQTIEELKRQLEEETKSKNALAHALQASRHDCDLLREQYEEEVEAKSELQRNLSKANAEVAQWRTKYETDAIQRTEELEEAKKKLAIRLQEAEEAVEAAHAKCSSLEKTKHRLQTEIEDLSVDLERANSACAALDKKQRNFDRILAEWKQKYEETQAELEASQKESRSLSTELFKLKNAYEESLDNLETLKRENKNLQEEIADLTDQISMSGKTIHELEKLKKALENEKSDIQAALEEAEGALEHEESKTLRIQLELNQIKADVDRKLAEKDEEFENLRRNHQRAMDSMQATLDAEARAKNEAVRLRKKMEGDLNEMEIQLSHANRQAAEFQKLGRQLQAQIKDLQIELDDTQRQNDDLKEQTAALERRNNLLLAEVEELRAALEQAERSRKLAEQELLEATERVNLLHSQNTGLINQKKKLEADISQLSSEVEDAVQECRNAEEKAKKAITDAAMMAEELKKEQDTSAHLERMKKNMEQTIKDLQMRLDEAEQIALKGGKKQIQKLEARVRELEGELDTEQKKMAEAQKGIRKYERRIKELSYQTEEDRKNLTRMQDLIDKLQSKVKSYKRQFEEAEQQANSNLVKYRKVQHELDDAEERADIAETQVNKLRARTKEVITFKLVNWHSPGQHTALRGDSAAFQMC; translated from the exons atgctgctgctctccctcaaCCCCTATGATTACCACTTCTGCTCTCAGGGCGTAACAACTGTGGACAACTTGGATGACGGCGAGGAGCTCATGGCAACAGAT CATGCCATGGACATCTTGGGCTTCAGCAACGATGAGAAATACGGCTCCTATAAAATAGTGGGCGCTATCATGCACTTTGGCAACATGAAGTTCAAACAAAAGCAGCGGGAAGAGCAGGCAGAGGCTGACGGCACTGAAA GTGCTGACAAAGCCGCCTACCTCATGGGGATCAGCTCAGCTGACCTCATCAAGGGGTTGCTCCATCCTCGTGTGAAAGTGGGCAATGAGTACGTGACCAAAGGTCAGAACGTGGAGCAG GTTGTCTATGCTGTGGGAGCCCTGGCTAAAGCCACTTATGATCGTATGTTCAAGTGGCTGGTGACTCGGATCAACAAGACCCTGGACACCAAGCTGGCCAGGCAGTTCTTCATCGGAGTACTGGACATTGCAGGCTTCGAGATCTTTGAT TTCAACAGCTTTGAGCAGCTGTGCATCAACTTTACTAATGAGAAGTTGCAGCAGTTCTTCAACCACCACATGTTTGTCCTGGAGCAAGAGGAATACAAGAAGGAAGGCATCGAATGGGTCTTCATTGACTTTGGCTTGGATCTACAGGCTTGCATTGACCTGATTGAGAAG CCTCTGGGAATCCTGTCCATCCTCGAAGAGGAGTGCATGTTCCCCAAAGCCTCTGACATGTCTTTTAAAGCTAAGCTCTACGACAACCACCTTGGGAAGTCACCCAACTTCCAGAAACCCCGGCCAGATAAGAAGAGGAAATACGAGGCCCACTTTGAGCTGGTGCACTATGCTGGTGTG GTGCCGTACAACATCATTGGGTGGCTGGACAAAAACAAGGACCCCCTGAATGAGACAGTGGTGTCCGTCTTTCAAAAATCCCAAAACAAGCTCCTGGCCTCTCTCTATGAGAACTATGTGGGCTCCAGCTCAG AGGAACCTCACAAACCAGGGGCCAAAGAGAAACGTAAGAAGGCAGCTTCCTTCCAAACCGTGTCCCAGCTACACAAG GAGAATCTTAACAAGCTGATGACCAACCTGCGCTCCACTCAGCCCCACTTTGTCCGCTGCATCATCCCCAATGAGACAAAGACCCCAG GAGCCATGGATGCCTTCCTGGTGCTGCACCAGCTGCGGTGTAACGGTGTCCTTGAAGGTATCCGCATCTGCCGTAAGGGATTTCCCAACAGGATCCTCTACGCAGACTTCAAGCAGCG CTACCGTATTCTGAACCCAGCAGCCATTCCAGATGACAAGTTTGTGGACAGCAGAAAGGCCACAGAGAAGCTGCTGAGCTCTCTGGAACTGGATCACTCCCAGTACAAGTTTGGTCATACCAAG GTGTTTTTCAAGGCTGGTTTGCTGGGCTTGCTGGAAGAGATGCGGGATGAGCGCCTGGCCAAGATCCTGACCATGCTGCAGGCCAGGATCCGTGGGCACCTCGCACGCATTGAGTATCAGAAGATCATCAGCAGGAG GGAAGCCCTCTATACCATCCAGTGGAACATCCGAGCCTTCAATGCTGTTAAGAACTGGTCCTGGATGAAACTGTTCTTCAAGATCAAGCCTTTGCTGAAGTCTGCTCAGACTGAGAAGGAAATGTCCAACTTGAAGGAGGAGTTCCAGAAGCTGAAGGAGGCTCTTGAGAAGTCAGAGGCTAagaggaaggagctggaagagaagCAGGTCTCCATGATCCAGGAGAAGAATGACCTGGCTCTCCAGCTACAGGCA GAGCAAGACAACCTGGCAGATGCAGAGGAACGTTGTGACCTGCTGATCAAGTCCAAGATCCAGCTGGAGGCCAAGGTAAAGGAGCTGACAGAGCGTGTGGAGGACGAGGAGGAGATGAACTCAGACCTCACTGCCAAGAAACGCAAGCTGGAGGATGAGTGTGCAGAGCTGAAGAAAGACATTGATGATCTTGAGATCACACTGGCCAAGGTGGAAAAGGAGAAGCATGCCACCGAGAACAAG GTTAAAAACCTGATCGAGGAGATGGCTGCTCTGGATGAGATTATTGCCAAGctgacaaaagagaagaaagcactACAAGAAGCCCATCAGCAGGCCCTGGATGACTTGCAGGCTGAGGAAGATAAGGTCAACACGCTGACCAAAGCCAAGGTCAAACTGGAACAGCAAGTGGATGAT ctggAAAGCTCTcttgaacaagaaaagaaaatccgCATGGACCTGGAAAGAGCTAAGAGGAAGCTTGAAGGAGATCTGAAGCTGACACAGGAGTCTGTGATGGATCTGGAGAATGACAAACAGCAACTGGAGGAGAAGCTCAAAAA GAAAGACTTTGAAATGAGCCAGCTGAACTCAAGGATTGAGGATCAGCAAGTGACTGAGGCCCAGCTGCAGAAGAAGATCAAGGAGCTCCAG GCCCGTAttgaggagctggaggaggagctggaggctgagCGTGCAGCTCGAGCCAAGGTGGAGAAACAGCGGGCAGAAGTGTCCcgggagctggaggagctgagcGAGCGGCTGGAGGAGGCTGGAGGAGCAACGTCTGCACAGCTGGAGATGAACAAGAAGAGGGAGGCTGAATTCCTGAAGCTGCGGAGGGACCTGGAGGAGGCGACGCTGCAGCACGAGTCCACGGCGGCCGCCCTGCGGAAGAAACACGCAGACAGCGTGGCTGAGCTGAGCGAGCAGATCGACAACCTGCAGCGTGTCaagcagaagctggagaaggagaagagcGAGATGAAGATGGAGGTGGACGACCTGTCATCCAACATCGAATACATCACCAAGAACAAG GCCAATGCTGAGAAGCTGTGCCGCACCTATGAGGACCAGCTGAGCGAAGCCAAGTCCAAGGTGGATGAGCTGCAGCGGCAGCTGAATGATGTGAGCGCGCAGCGGGGCAGGCTGCAGACTGAGAATG GGGAGCTGAGccggctgctggaggagaaggagtCCTTCATCAACCAGCTGAGCCGTGGCAAGACCTCATTCACACAGACCATTGAGGAGCTCAAGAGGCAACTAGAGGAGGAGACCAAG AGCAAGAATGCCCTGGCACATGCCCTGCAAGCATCCCGCCATGACTGCGACCTGCTGCGGGAGCAGTacgaggaggaggtggaggccAAGAGTGAGCTCCAGAGGAACTTGTCCAAGGCCAATGCTGAGGTGGCCCAGTGGAGAACCAAATACGAAACAGATGCTATCCAGAGaacagaggagctggaggaagcCAA gaagAAGCTGGCCATTCGGCTGCAGGAGGCggaggaggctgtggaggcTGCCCATGCCAAGTGCTCCTCGCTGGAGAAGACCAAGCACCGGCTGCAGACGGAGATCGAGGACCTGTCGGTGGACCTGGAGCGAGCCAACTCTGCCTGTGCTGCCCTAGACAAGAAGCAACGCAACTTCGACAGGATCCTGGCCGAGTGGAAGCAGAAGTATGAGGAGActcaggcagagctggaggcGTCGCAGAAAGAGTCACGCAGCCTGAGCACGGAGCTCTTCAAACTCAAGAACGCCTATGAGGAGTCTCTGGACAACCTGGAGACCCTCAAGAGGGAGAACAAGAACCTGCAGG AGGAAATTGCTGATCTTACCGACCAGATAAGCATGAGCGGCAAAACCATCCATGAGctggaaaagctgaagaaagccCTGGAGAATGAGAAGAGCGATATCCAGGCAGCgctggaggaggctgag gGAGCCCTGGAGCATGAGGAGAGCAAGACGCTGCGCATCCAGCTGGAGCTGAACCAGATCAAGGCTGATGTGGACAGGAAGCTGGCGGAGAAGGATGAGGAGTTTGAGAACCTGAG GCGCAACCATCAGCGTGCCATGGACTCCATGCAGGCTACGCTGGATGCTGAGGCTCGGGCCAAGAATGAGGCTGTCCGTCTGAGGAAGAAGATGGAAGGAGACCTCAATGAGATGGAGATCCAGCTGAGCCATGCCAACCGCCAGGCTGCCGAGTTCCAGAAACTGGGCCGCCAGCTGCAGGCCCAGATTAAG GACCTGCAAATCGAGCTGGATGACACACAGCGCCAGAACGATGATCTGAAGGAGCAGACGGCCGCCCTGGAACGTCGCAACAACCTCCTGCTGGCAGAGGTGGAGGAGCTGCGGgcagccctggaacaggctgagaggagcaggaagctggcagagcaggagctgctggaggccaCCGAGAGGGTCAACTTGCTCCACTCGCAG AACACCGGCCTGATCAACCAAAAGAAGAAGCTGGAGGCTGATATCTCCCAGCTGAGCAGCGAGGTGGAGGATGCTGTGCAGGAGTGCCGCAATGCTGAGGAGAAGGCCAAGAAGGCCATTACGGAT GCTGCTATGATGgcagaggagctgaagaagGAGCAGGACACGAGCGCACACCTGGAGCGGATGAAGAAGAACATGGAGCAAACCATCAAGGACCTGCAGATGCGCCTGGATGAAGCGGAGCAGATTGCTCTCAAGGGGGGCAAGAAGCAGATCCAGAAGCTGGAGGCCAGG GTACGTGAGCTGGAGGGAGAGCTGGATACGGAGCAGAAGAAGATGGCTGAAGCCCAGAAAGGCATTCGCAAGTACGAGAGGAGGATTAAGGAGCTGAGCTACCAG ACTGAGGAAGACCGTAAGAACCTGACCCGGATGCAAGATCTGATTGACAAGCTGCAAAGCAAGGTCAAGAGCTACAAGCGCCAGTTTGAGGAGGCA gagcagcaggcCAACTCCAACCTGGTGAAGTACCGCAAGGTGCAGCACGAGCTGGATGATGCCGAGGAGCGAGCTGACATCGCTGAGACGCAGGTCAACAAGCTGCGTGCCCGCACCAAGGAGGTCATCACCTTCAAG TTAGTAAATTGGCATTCACCTGGGCAGCACACAGCGCTCCGTGGGGATAGTGCAGCCTTCCAGATGTGTTAG